A part of Desulfomicrobium baculatum DSM 4028 genomic DNA contains:
- a CDS encoding DUF4254 domain-containing protein: MQPIDPQTLKDLLRQAWTAQLESVALWHEEDAPADLPERPGDGLVELVLRQHLKNFLLWHVEDRARRKDVDDSVITGCKREIDGLNQQRNDLMEQVDAWLVRAIEAFPVQQRIPEGSRRFNTETLGAALDRLSILSLKLFHMREQTGRSDVDSAHLARCREKLSLLEAQHGDLSRSILELVDEYAMGVKSPRVYFQCKMYNDPALNPELYAAKPVG, from the coding sequence ATGCAGCCCATCGACCCGCAGACCCTCAAGGACCTTTTGCGTCAGGCCTGGACCGCGCAGCTCGAAAGCGTCGCCCTGTGGCATGAAGAGGACGCCCCGGCGGACCTCCCGGAGCGGCCCGGTGACGGGCTGGTGGAGCTTGTCCTGCGCCAGCATTTGAAGAATTTTCTGCTCTGGCACGTCGAGGACAGGGCCCGGCGCAAGGATGTGGACGACAGCGTCATCACCGGCTGCAAGCGCGAGATCGACGGCCTCAATCAGCAGCGCAACGATCTCATGGAACAGGTCGATGCTTGGCTGGTGCGAGCCATCGAGGCTTTTCCCGTCCAGCAGCGCATCCCTGAGGGGTCTCGGCGCTTCAACACCGAGACACTGGGCGCGGCCCTGGACCGGCTCTCCATCCTGAGCCTCAAGCTTTTTCACATGCGCGAACAGACCGGGCGCTCCGATGTGGATTCGGCGCATCTGGCCCGTTGCCGGGAAAAGTTGAGCCTGCTCGAAGCCCAGCACGGCGACTTGTCCCGCTCCATTCTGGAGCTTGTCGATGAGTACGCCATGGGCGTCAAAAGCCCGAGGGTCTATTTTCAGTGCAAAATGTATAACGATCCGGCCCTCAATCCGGAATTGTATGCCGCAAAGCCTGTCGGCTGA
- a CDS encoding ferritin-like domain-containing protein, whose protein sequence is MTERLSKEERRGRVIDVLNQARAMELFAITQYMNQHYGLDSMDYGELAAKMKLIAIDEMRHAEMFAERVKELGGEPATSYEGDLKKAQDVRSIYPYDATLEDDTIDIYSQFLLTCRDNGDAISAKLFETIIEEEQAHMNYFENVGTHIETLGDTYLSKIAGTSASTGPSTKGFLISGGN, encoded by the coding sequence CAAGGAAGAACGCAGGGGGCGCGTCATCGACGTGCTGAATCAGGCCCGGGCCATGGAGCTTTTCGCCATCACCCAGTACATGAACCAGCATTACGGCCTGGATAGCATGGACTACGGCGAACTGGCCGCCAAGATGAAGCTCATCGCCATCGACGAGATGCGTCACGCCGAAATGTTTGCCGAGCGCGTCAAGGAGTTGGGTGGTGAGCCCGCCACCTCGTATGAGGGTGATCTGAAAAAGGCCCAGGATGTGCGTTCCATCTATCCCTATGATGCCACTCTTGAAGACGACACAATCGACATTTACAGCCAGTTCTTGCTGACCTGCCGCGACAACGGCGATGCCATCAGCGCCAAGCTCTTCGAGACCATCATCGAAGAGGAGCAGGCCCACATGAATTATTTCGAGAATGTGGGCACGCATATCGAGACCCTGGGAGACACCTATCTCTCCAAGATCGCAGGAACTTCCGCCTCCACCGGCCCCTCCACCAAGGGCTTTCTGATCAGCGGCGGAAACTGA
- the mltA gene encoding murein transglycosylase A: MRLLVAALCLTLLCACAVASRQPRLVEQGPDRAVAARVAATVVNDPAALTSAIEHSLAYVRTRPAAEKPFGDGGPECTWGQLVSSLEHLHALIPALAEDPDLLAREFRWIEVRPDPLVTGYYEPEMEGSLEPDPRFPVPLYGLPADLHSVDLGRFHPRWKGQRLTYRQDEKGIAPYYSREEIDVLGALALTERPLAWTRDPVDVFFLQIQGSGRLRLPDGSVRHVLYAGKNGHEYVSLGKVMIERGLIPADEMSMQRIRAYLREHPHEAQELLNTNPSYVFFRLAQDGPLGAMGRTLTPMVSMATDSAFLPLGSILAVDTVLPDTGGIDARTAFLGLAQDRGGAIKGSRLDLFCGAGPRAEFLAGHLQASSRVYFLLKKEE, translated from the coding sequence GTGAGGTTGCTCGTCGCCGCCCTGTGCCTGACGCTACTGTGCGCCTGCGCCGTCGCATCCAGGCAGCCCCGGCTTGTGGAGCAGGGGCCCGACCGGGCAGTTGCGGCCCGGGTGGCGGCTACGGTGGTGAATGACCCGGCCGCGCTGACCAGCGCCATCGAGCACTCCCTGGCCTACGTGCGCACCCGCCCTGCGGCTGAAAAGCCCTTTGGCGACGGCGGCCCGGAGTGCACATGGGGGCAGCTTGTCTCCTCTCTGGAGCACCTGCATGCGCTTATCCCCGCGCTCGCGGAAGACCCGGACCTCCTGGCCCGGGAGTTCCGCTGGATTGAAGTCCGTCCCGACCCGCTCGTGACCGGCTATTACGAGCCCGAGATGGAGGGCAGCCTTGAGCCGGATCCGCGTTTTCCGGTGCCCCTGTACGGCCTCCCGGCCGATTTGCACAGCGTCGATCTGGGCCGGTTTCACCCCCGCTGGAAGGGACAGCGGCTGACCTATCGCCAGGATGAAAAGGGGATCGCGCCCTATTATTCGCGTGAGGAAATCGACGTCCTGGGCGCTCTGGCCTTGACGGAAAGGCCCCTCGCCTGGACCCGGGACCCGGTTGACGTCTTCTTTTTGCAGATCCAGGGCTCGGGCCGTCTGCGTCTGCCTGATGGATCGGTGCGCCATGTCCTTTACGCAGGCAAGAACGGACATGAGTACGTTTCCCTGGGTAAGGTCATGATCGAGCGCGGGCTGATCCCTGCGGATGAGATGTCCATGCAGCGCATCCGGGCCTATCTGCGCGAGCACCCGCATGAGGCGCAGGAACTTTTGAACACCAACCCAAGTTACGTCTTTTTCCGGCTGGCGCAGGACGGACCGCTTGGGGCCATGGGGCGAACATTGACGCCGATGGTCAGCATGGCTACTGATTCTGCCTTTCTGCCGCTTGGCAGCATTCTGGCCGTGGATACCGTGTTGCCGGATACCGGCGGCATCGATGCGCGCACGGCGTTCCTGGGACTGGCCCAGGACCGGGGCGGGGCCATCAAGGGGAGCCGCCTGGATCTTTTCTGCGGCGCGGGTCCGAGGGCCGAATTTTTGGCCGGGCACCTGCAAGCGTCAAGTCGCGTTTATTTTCTGCTCAAAAAAGAGGAATGA